The following is a genomic window from Proteiniborus sp. DW1.
AACTAAAAACCTTAAGCCTTCAGCTCGTGGGAGCTTGAGATTACAGACCTAAATAAAGAATATCTAAATGAAGGAAAACTTAAAGTTGAGCTATTAGGTAGAGGATTTGCGTGGCTGGACACTGGTACTTATGAAGGGCTTGCCAATGCTTCAAATTTTGTAAGGACAATGCAGGAAAGGACAGGTCTTTATATTAGTTGTTTAGAAGAGATAGCATATAGAAACAAGTGGATAACTAAAGAAGAACTGAAAATCCTAGGAAAGGAATATGAGAAAACTGATTACGGGAAATATATACTAAGCATAGCAAAAGAGATATAGACTTATTGACTTATGGGGGAATATTCTATGAATATTTTAGTGACAGGTGGAGCTGGATTTATAGGCTCAAACTTTATTAGACACATGCTAGAAAAATATGATTATAAGATAGTTAATTTAGATTTGTTGACATATGCAGGAAACCTAAAAAATTTGGAGGATATTGCTGATGACAGCAGATATCATTTTGTCAAAGGTGACATTTGTGATAGACAGTTACTTGAAAAAATTTTTTATAAATTTGATATAAACGTAGTAATCAACTTTGCAGCAGAATCACATGTAGATAGAAGTATCGAAGAGCCAGAAATATTCTTAAAGACTAATGTTTTAGGGACGCAGGCATTGCTAGATACTGCTAAGCATTATTGGAAAATAGATCCTAATAATAAATATAGTAGAGCATACCGAGAAGGAGTAAAATTTATACAAGTATCTACTGATGAAGTATATGGTACACTGGGAACAGAAGGGTATTTTACTGAAGAGACAAATATAGCACCTAATAGTCCGTACTCAGCCTCGAAGGCTTCGGCTGATATGATAGTAAGGGCTTACCATGAAACCTATGGACTTCCTATAAATATTACTCGTTGTTCCAATAATTATGGACCATATCAGTTTCCTGAAAAACTAATTCCACTTATGATCAATAATGCATTAAACAACAAACCTCTTCCTATATATGGTGATGGGAAGCAAATAAGAGATTGGCTTCATGTAAAAGATCATTGTGAGGCTATAAATACAGTACTTCATAAAGGATTAGATGGCGAAGTTTACAATATTGGTGGAAACAATGAAAAAGAAAATATAGAAATAGTAAGACTAATACTAAGTTACCTTGATAAGGGAGAGGATTTAATAACTTATGTGGCTGATCGACCAGGTCATGATAGAAGATAT
Proteins encoded in this region:
- the rfbB gene encoding dTDP-glucose 4,6-dehydratase; amino-acid sequence: MNILVTGGAGFIGSNFIRHMLEKYDYKIVNLDLLTYAGNLKNLEDIADDSRYHFVKGDICDRQLLEKIFYKFDINVVINFAAESHVDRSIEEPEIFLKTNVLGTQALLDTAKHYWKIDPNNKYSRAYREGVKFIQVSTDEVYGTLGTEGYFTEETNIAPNSPYSASKASADMIVRAYHETYGLPINITRCSNNYGPYQFPEKLIPLMINNALNNKPLPIYGDGKQIRDWLHVKDHCEAINTVLHKGLDGEVYNIGGNNEKENIEIVRLILSYLDKGEDLITYVADRPGHDRRYAIDNSKITRELGWSPSLTFEQGITKTIQWYLENQGWMMEIVSGDYMKYYERMYSSRIINSRREVIADIFDEVAVSKYE